One Cinclus cinclus chromosome 24, bCinCin1.1, whole genome shotgun sequence genomic window carries:
- the ARHGAP27 gene encoding LOW QUALITY PROTEIN: rho GTPase-activating protein 27 (The sequence of the model RefSeq protein was modified relative to this genomic sequence to represent the inferred CDS: deleted 2 bases in 1 codon), with protein MRSPSHYPGRPCQIRQQRRSRLSRGAGPFLRQEPPEEPFPRRAVAGPLRRRPVPPAGRKRAPAPRAAAGGLAPTPSLRSPAPSLVEAAAETGRVGTGPARARAAPRARTRPRAERRWRRGEAMEAAEPAEEELVLVEYGFEYRAKDGTLVSIKPNERYVLLKRTNPHWWHVRRSGDARPFYIPAQYVKELPPIAAPAPLGPPPSGHAATEPATLVPQPPPAYEYRFIGAAEPREPAGECSVPRRDSVPRRDSVPSLSSFRVLPGLTPHPAEPVRPSHSLDNLARVTPAPRGVTAMGARGDRPGHARPLGKSCSETLCASGKDVARRSPGADPASQVHKESEETPDPIYLNIQELQEEASAAISAPEEPGGSVSDWETHTDTDSGHLFYYNPVTGETTWDCPFGQADDGVSPAASPSSSLAHSPELPEWEQHVDEGSGQTFFYNSVTGETSWDPPTAGDTGSPREIHPGGTWYGPMEQRPPTPETDYPDLSPDELECYPEEDYSPVGSFDQGASLCLSPRHPEELGSPPSWYRHSHPEGITFYPEHFGPDTVPSGGHHERASSSSSQDSGLFAWHSTVSPALGSKEEKFKSLEKAGVLNRTKTVDRGKRLRKNWNSSWTVLEGGILTFFKDSKHSAASALRHPGTLTTPEHTVELRGATLTWAGRDKSSKKNVLELRTREGSEFLIQHDSEQIITAWHRAIADSIGRRGSDIPGEEEAEIRAEFGSREKLGGGEERRGAAGQVTGGAESDTSRVRNKLRKFLQRRPTLQSLRERGYIKDQVFGCSLLALCERERGTVPHFVLQCIWTVERRGLDIDGLYRVSGNLATIQKLRYKVEHDEQLDLDDGRWEDIHVITGALKLFLRELPEPLVPFSHFDKFIAAIKIQDPSLRVQCIRDLVLSLPPCHHDTMKVLFRHLCRVVEHKEENRMSVQSIAIVFGPTLLRPASEESNMAMHMVFQNQVVEHILNHYGYIFPEG; from the exons GGAGGAAACGCGCCCCAGCACCCCGTGCTGCAGCCGGGGGGCTGGCACCCACCCCATCC CTGCGGAGTCCGGCCCCGTCTCTCGTCGAGGCGGCGGCGGAAACCGGGCGAGTCGGGACCGGCCCGGCGCGGGCACGAGCGGCACCGCGGGCGCGCACCCGCCCCAGGGCCGAGCGCAG GTGGAGGCGCGGGGAGGCCATGGAGGCGGCGGAGCCGGCGGAGGAGGAGCTGGTGTTGGTGGAGTACGGCTTCGAGTACCGCGCCAAGGACGGCACCTTGGTCTCCATCAAACCCAACGAGCGCTATGTCCTGCTCAAACGCACCAACCCGCATTGGTGGCACGTCCGCAGGAGCGGGGACGCCCGACCCTTCTATATCCCGGCCCAGTACGTCAAGGAGCTGCCTCCCATCGCCGCCCCAGCCCCGCTTGGCCCCCCTCCATCGGGACATGCTGCGACAGAGCCGGCCACGCTCGTCCCTCAGCCCCCGCCAGCCTACGAGTATCGGTTCATCGGCGCCGCCGAGCCGCGGGAGCCGGCAGGAGAGTGCTCCGTGCCCCGCAGGGACTCGGTGCCCCGGAGGGACTCGGTGCCATCACTCAGCTCTTTTCGGGTGCTCCCGGGGCTCACCCCGCACCCCGCTGAGCCTGTGAGACCTTCGCACTCCCTGGATAACCTGGCGCGGGTGACACCAGCACCACGCGGTGTCACTGCCATGGGGGCACGGGGGGACCGCCCAGGACACGCTCGGCCGCTCGGGAAGAGCTGCTCCGAGACCCTCTGCGCCTCCGGCAAGGACGTGGCCAGGAGGTCGCCGGGGGCCGACCCCGCCTCTCAG GTACACAAGGAGTCAGAGGAGACACCTGATCCTATCTACCTCAAtatccaggagctgcaggaagaggCCTCCGCTGCCATCTCGGCCCCAGAGGAGCCTGGAGGCTCCGTGTCGGACTGGGAAacccacacagacacagacagtgGACATTTGTTTTATTATAACCCAGTGACGGGCGAGACCACGTGGGATTGTCCCTTCGGGCAGGCGGACGATGGAGTGAGTCCCGCcgcctctcccagctcctcactCGCACACAGCCCGGAGCTTCCCGAGTGGGAACAGCACGTGGATGAAGGAAGCGGACAGACTTTTTTCTATAATTCGGTGACAGGTGAGACGTCGTGGGACCCTCCTACTGCAGGAGACACAGGCAGCCCCCGGGAGATTCACCCTGGGGGGACGTGGTACGGTCCCATGGAGCAGAGG CCACCCACTCCAGAAACGGATTATCCCGACCTGTCTCCAGATGAGCTGGAGTGTTATCCTGAGGAAGACTATTCACCTGTGGGATCATTCGATCAGGGGGCCTCTCTCTGCCTGTCCCCGAGGCACCCCGAGGAGCTGGGGTCACCCCCCAGCTGGTACAGGCACAGCCACCCCGAGGGAATCACATTCTACCCTGAGCACTTTGGTCCTGACACG GTGCCATCGGGTGGCCACCATGAGcgggccagcagcagctccagccaggacaGCGGGCTCTTCGCCTGGCACAGCACCGTGTcaccagcactgggcagcaAGGAGGAGA AGTTTAAAAGCCTTGAAAAAGCTGGGGTGCTTAACCGGACCAAGACAGTGGACAGAGGGAAGCGGCTCCG GAAGAACTGGAACTCCTCCTGGACAGTGCTGGAAGGGGGAATCCTTACTTTCTTCAAGGACtccaagcactcagctgccagTGCCTTG AGGCACCCTGGCACCCTGACCACCCCTGAGCACACAGTGGAGCTGCGCGGTGCCACCCTCACCTGGGCCGGCAGGGACAAGTCCAGCAAGAAGAATGTCCTGGAG CTGAGGACGCGGGAGGGCTCGGAATTCCTCATCCAGCATGACTCGGAACAGATCATCACGGCCTGGCACAGGGCCATCGCCGACAGCATCGGCCGGAGG GGCTCCGACATCCCCGGAGAGGAAGAGGCCGAAATTCGGGCTGAGTTCGGCTCCCGGGAGAAGTTGGGGGGCGGcgaggagaggaggggag CGGCCGGACAGGTGACGGGCGGTGCCGAGAGTGACACCAGCAGAGTCCGGAACAAACTCCGCAAGTTCCTGCAGAGGCGGCCGACGCTGCAATCCCTGCGGGAGAGGGGCTACATCAAGG ACCAGGTTTTTGGCTGCTCGCTGCTGGCGCTGTGTGAGCGGGAGCGGGGGACGGTGCCACACTTCGTCCTGCAGTGCATCTGGACTGTGGAGAGGAGAG GTCTGGACATTGATGGGCTGTACCGGGTCAGTGGCAACCTGGCCACCATCCAGAAGCTGCGCTACAAGGTGGAGCACG ACGAGCAGCTGGACCTGGATGACGGGCGCTGGGAGGACATACACGTTATCACCGGGGCACTGAAACTCTTCCTGAGGGAGCTGCCGGAGCCACTTGTCCCCTTCAGCCACTTCGACAAATTCATTGCTGCCATCA AGATCCAAGACCCATCCCTGCGGGTCCAATGCATCCGGGAcctggtgctgtccctgccaccctgccaccatgacaccatgaaggtccTCTTCCGCCACCTCTGCAG ggtggTGGAGCACAAGGAGGAGAACCGCATGTCAGTGCAGAGTATCGCCATCGTCTTTGGCCCCACACTGCTGCGGCCGGCCAGCGAGGAGAGCAACATGGCCATGCACATGGTCTTCCAGAACCAGGTGGTGGAGCACATCCTCAACCACTATGGATACATCTTCCCTGAGGGATAA
- the GRN gene encoding progranulin isoform X4: protein MRTLLLLWVALAGVGAQLPCPHGGPCPVTQALPARSAVGCQDSSSCPTSCQLPESVPCAGGHHCCPRGSHCGADGESCVTDLAPRAVPCPDGQSECPDDATCCVTSSGAWGCCPMPQASCCADKVHCCPHATICDLTHGRCVSTNGDTDVPLSTAFPAWKRQPPAPVALRQVLCPDGHSACPDGATCCQLSPTQYGCCPLQNAVCCSDRQHCCPQGTTCDLVHSTCTSLGGSAPLAALPRAHDVKCDEETSCPNGNTCCRLSSGAWGCCPLEQAVCCPDHVHCCPQGYTCDPEGGSCLQEGGTRQPWVRKTPALPRGRQVTSGNVICDEKTSCPDGSTCCQLSLGTWGCCPLEQAVCCGDHQHCCPRGYTCNLATESCEKLLAPTPLVPTTAAPRQAPSAPHWAPPVPLRATGHSGGLMPCSATGSCHRGQRCCQARGGSWGCCPFAQGSCCSDGRHCCPPGSRCTRAGWGCSPQHWDLP from the exons ATGAGGACCCTCCTGCTGCTATGGGTGGCCCTGGCTGGCGTGGGGGCCCAGCTGCCCTGTCCCCATGGGGGACCCTGCCCCGTCACCCAG GCCCTGCCTGCCCGCAGTGCAGTGGGGTGCCAGGACAGCTCATCCTGCCCCACCAGCTGCCAGCTGCCAGAG AGTGTCCCCTGTGCCGGGGGCCACCACTGCTGCCCACGAGGATCCCACTGCGGTGCTGATGGGGAGTCCTGTGTCACAGACCTGG CCCCCCGTGCTGTTCCCTGTCCTGATGGCCAGTCCGAGTGTCCTGATGATGCCACATGCTGTGTGACAAGCAGCGGTGCCTGGGGGTGCTGCCCCATGCCCCAG GCCTCATGCTGTGCTGACAAGGTGCACTGCTGTCCCCATGCCACCATCTGCGACCTGACCCACGGGCGCTGTGTGTCCACCAATGGTGACACTGATGTCCCCCTGAGCACAGCCTTCCCCGCCTGGAAGCGCCAGCCTCCCGCCCCAG TTGCACTGCGCCAGGTGCTGTGTCCCGATGGCCACTCAGCTTGTCCCGATGGGGCGACCTGCTGCCAGCTGTCCCCAACACAGTACGGTTGCTGTCCCCTGCAGAAC GCTGTGTGCTGCAGTGAcaggcagcactgctgtccccagggcaccACCTGTGACCTGGTCCACTCCACCTGCACCTCCCTGGGGGGCTCTGCACCCCTGGCTGCACTGCCCCGAG CTCATGATGTCAAGTGCGATGAGGAGACGAGCTGTCCCAATGGGAACACATGCTGCCGGCTCAGCTCAGGGGCCTGGGGATGCTGCCCCCTCGAGCAG GCCGTCTGCTGCCCCGACCACGTGCACTGCTGCCCCCAGGGCTACACCTGCGACCCTGAGGggggcagctgcctgcaggaggGGGGCACCCGCCAGCCCTGGGTGCGCAAGACCCCGGCGCTGCCCCGGGGGCGACAGGTGACATCAGGGAATGTCATTTGTGATGAAAAGACGAGTTGTCCTGATGGGAGCACATGCTGCCAGCTGAGCCTGGGCACCTGGGGGTGCTGCCCCCTCGAGCAG GCCGTTTGCTGCGGGGaccaccagcactgctgtccCCGGGGCTACACCTGCAACCTGGCCACCGAGagctgtgagaagctgctggcaCCCACCCCACTAGTGCCAACCACTGCAGCCCCACGCCAggccccctcagcccctcactgGGCACCCCCAGTCCCCCTGCGAGCCACCGGCCACTCAGGTGGCCTCATGCCCTGCAGTGCCACCGGCTCCTGCCACAGGGGCCAGCGGTGCTGCCAGGCCCGAGGAGGCTCCTGGGGGTGCTGCCCCTTCGCCCAG ggctcctgctgctctgacgGCCGCCACTGCTGCCCCCCGGGGTCCCGCTGCACCAGGGCGGGCTGGGGGtgcagcccccagcactgggacctGCCCTGA
- the GRN gene encoding progranulin isoform X3: protein MGGPGWRGGPAALSPWGTLPRHPGPACPQCSGVPGQLILPHQLPAARAPRAVPCPDGQSECPDDATCCVTSSGAWGCCPMPQASCCADKVHCCPHATICDLTHGRCVSTNGDTDVPLSTAFPAWKRQPPAPVALRQVLCPDGHSACPDGATCCQLSPTQYGCCPLQNAVCCSDRQHCCPQGTTCDLVHSTCTSLGGSAPLAALPRAHDVKCDEETSCPNGNTCCRLSSGAWGCCPLEQAVCCPDHVHCCPQGYTCDPEGGSCLQEGGTRQPWVRKTPALPRGRQVTSGNVICDEKTSCPDGSTCCQLSLGTWGCCPLEQAVCCPDHVHCCPQGYTCDPEGGSCLQEGGTRQPWVRKTPALPRGRQVTSGNVICDEKTSCPDGSTCCQLSLGTWGCCPLEQAVCCGDHQHCCPRGYTCNLATESCEKLLAPTPLVPTTAAPRQAPSAPHWAPPVPLRATGHSGGLMPCSATGSCHRGQRCCQARGGSWGCCPFAQGSCCSDGRHCCPPGSRCTRAGWGCSPQHWDLP from the exons ATGGGTGGCCCTGGCTGGCGTGGGGGCCCAGCTGCCCTGTCCCCATGGGGGACCCTGCCCCGTCACCCAG GCCCTGCCTGCCCGCAGTGCAGTGGGGTGCCAGGACAGCTCATCCTGCCCCACCAGCTGCCAGCTGCCAGAG CCCCCCGTGCTGTTCCCTGTCCTGATGGCCAGTCCGAGTGTCCTGATGATGCCACATGCTGTGTGACAAGCAGCGGTGCCTGGGGGTGCTGCCCCATGCCCCAG GCCTCATGCTGTGCTGACAAGGTGCACTGCTGTCCCCATGCCACCATCTGCGACCTGACCCACGGGCGCTGTGTGTCCACCAATGGTGACACTGATGTCCCCCTGAGCACAGCCTTCCCCGCCTGGAAGCGCCAGCCTCCCGCCCCAG TTGCACTGCGCCAGGTGCTGTGTCCCGATGGCCACTCAGCTTGTCCCGATGGGGCGACCTGCTGCCAGCTGTCCCCAACACAGTACGGTTGCTGTCCCCTGCAGAAC GCTGTGTGCTGCAGTGAcaggcagcactgctgtccccagggcaccACCTGTGACCTGGTCCACTCCACCTGCACCTCCCTGGGGGGCTCTGCACCCCTGGCTGCACTGCCCCGAG CTCATGATGTCAAGTGCGATGAGGAGACGAGCTGTCCCAATGGGAACACATGCTGCCGGCTCAGCTCAGGGGCCTGGGGATGCTGCCCCCTCGAGCAG GCTGTCTGCTGCCCCGACCATGTGCACTGCTGCCCCCAGGGCTACACCTGCGACCCCGAGGggggcagctgcctgcaggaggGGGGCACCCGCCAGCCCTGGGTGCGCAAGACCCCGGCGCTGCCCCGGGGGCGACAGGTGACATCAGGGAATGTCATTTGTGATGAAAAGACGAGTTGTCCTGATGGGAGCACATGCTGCCAGCTGAGCCTGGGCACCTGGGGGTGCTGCCCCCTCGAGCAG GCCGTCTGCTGCCCCGACCACGTGCACTGCTGCCCCCAGGGCTACACCTGCGACCCTGAGGggggcagctgcctgcaggaggGGGGCACCCGCCAGCCCTGGGTGCGCAAGACCCCGGCGCTGCCCCGGGGGCGACAGGTGACATCAGGGAATGTCATTTGTGATGAAAAGACGAGTTGTCCTGATGGGAGCACATGCTGCCAGCTGAGCCTGGGCACCTGGGGGTGCTGCCCCCTCGAGCAG GCCGTTTGCTGCGGGGaccaccagcactgctgtccCCGGGGCTACACCTGCAACCTGGCCACCGAGagctgtgagaagctgctggcaCCCACCCCACTAGTGCCAACCACTGCAGCCCCACGCCAggccccctcagcccctcactgGGCACCCCCAGTCCCCCTGCGAGCCACCGGCCACTCAGGTGGCCTCATGCCCTGCAGTGCCACCGGCTCCTGCCACAGGGGCCAGCGGTGCTGCCAGGCCCGAGGAGGCTCCTGGGGGTGCTGCCCCTTCGCCCAG ggctcctgctgctctgacgGCCGCCACTGCTGCCCCCCGGGGTCCCGCTGCACCAGGGCGGGCTGGGGGtgcagcccccagcactgggacctGCCCTGA
- the GRN gene encoding progranulin isoform X1 has protein sequence MRTLLLLWVALAGVGAQLPCPHGGPCPVTQALPARSAVGCQDSSSCPTSCQLPESVPCAGGHHCCPRGSHCGADGESCVTDLAPRAVPCPDGQSECPDDATCCVTSSGAWGCCPMPQASCCADKVHCCPHATICDLTHGRCVSTNGDTDVPLSTAFPAWKRQPPAPVALRQVLCPDGHSACPDGATCCQLSPTQYGCCPLQNAVCCSDRQHCCPQGTTCDLVHSTCTSLGGSAPLAALPRAHDVKCDEETSCPNGNTCCRLSSGAWGCCPLEQAVCCPDHVHCCPQGYTCDPEGGSCLQEGGTRQPWVRKTPALPRGRQVTSGNVICDEKTSCPDGSTCCQLSLGTWGCCPLEQAVCCPDHVHCCPQGYTCDPEGGSCLQEGGTRQPWVRKTPALPRGRQVTSGNVICDEKTSCPDGSTCCQLSLGTWGCCPLEQAVCCGDHQHCCPRGYTCNLATESCEKLLAPTPLVPTTAAPRQAPSAPHWAPPVPLRATGHSGGLMPCSATGSCHRGQRCCQARGGSWGCCPFAQGSCCSDGRHCCPPGSRCTRAGWGCSPQHWDLP, from the exons ATGAGGACCCTCCTGCTGCTATGGGTGGCCCTGGCTGGCGTGGGGGCCCAGCTGCCCTGTCCCCATGGGGGACCCTGCCCCGTCACCCAG GCCCTGCCTGCCCGCAGTGCAGTGGGGTGCCAGGACAGCTCATCCTGCCCCACCAGCTGCCAGCTGCCAGAG AGTGTCCCCTGTGCCGGGGGCCACCACTGCTGCCCACGAGGATCCCACTGCGGTGCTGATGGGGAGTCCTGTGTCACAGACCTGG CCCCCCGTGCTGTTCCCTGTCCTGATGGCCAGTCCGAGTGTCCTGATGATGCCACATGCTGTGTGACAAGCAGCGGTGCCTGGGGGTGCTGCCCCATGCCCCAG GCCTCATGCTGTGCTGACAAGGTGCACTGCTGTCCCCATGCCACCATCTGCGACCTGACCCACGGGCGCTGTGTGTCCACCAATGGTGACACTGATGTCCCCCTGAGCACAGCCTTCCCCGCCTGGAAGCGCCAGCCTCCCGCCCCAG TTGCACTGCGCCAGGTGCTGTGTCCCGATGGCCACTCAGCTTGTCCCGATGGGGCGACCTGCTGCCAGCTGTCCCCAACACAGTACGGTTGCTGTCCCCTGCAGAAC GCTGTGTGCTGCAGTGAcaggcagcactgctgtccccagggcaccACCTGTGACCTGGTCCACTCCACCTGCACCTCCCTGGGGGGCTCTGCACCCCTGGCTGCACTGCCCCGAG CTCATGATGTCAAGTGCGATGAGGAGACGAGCTGTCCCAATGGGAACACATGCTGCCGGCTCAGCTCAGGGGCCTGGGGATGCTGCCCCCTCGAGCAG GCTGTCTGCTGCCCCGACCATGTGCACTGCTGCCCCCAGGGCTACACCTGCGACCCCGAGGggggcagctgcctgcaggaggGGGGCACCCGCCAGCCCTGGGTGCGCAAGACCCCGGCGCTGCCCCGGGGGCGACAGGTGACATCAGGGAATGTCATTTGTGATGAAAAGACGAGTTGTCCTGATGGGAGCACATGCTGCCAGCTGAGCCTGGGCACCTGGGGGTGCTGCCCCCTCGAGCAG GCCGTCTGCTGCCCCGACCACGTGCACTGCTGCCCCCAGGGCTACACCTGCGACCCTGAGGggggcagctgcctgcaggaggGGGGCACCCGCCAGCCCTGGGTGCGCAAGACCCCGGCGCTGCCCCGGGGGCGACAGGTGACATCAGGGAATGTCATTTGTGATGAAAAGACGAGTTGTCCTGATGGGAGCACATGCTGCCAGCTGAGCCTGGGCACCTGGGGGTGCTGCCCCCTCGAGCAG GCCGTTTGCTGCGGGGaccaccagcactgctgtccCCGGGGCTACACCTGCAACCTGGCCACCGAGagctgtgagaagctgctggcaCCCACCCCACTAGTGCCAACCACTGCAGCCCCACGCCAggccccctcagcccctcactgGGCACCCCCAGTCCCCCTGCGAGCCACCGGCCACTCAGGTGGCCTCATGCCCTGCAGTGCCACCGGCTCCTGCCACAGGGGCCAGCGGTGCTGCCAGGCCCGAGGAGGCTCCTGGGGGTGCTGCCCCTTCGCCCAG ggctcctgctgctctgacgGCCGCCACTGCTGCCCCCCGGGGTCCCGCTGCACCAGGGCGGGCTGGGGGtgcagcccccagcactgggacctGCCCTGA
- the TMEM98 gene encoding transmembrane protein 98 gives METVVIVAIGVLATIFLASFVALVVVCRQRYCHPKDLRHHYDTKPIVDLMGTTEMPSEPSELELDDVVITNPHIEAILENEDWVEDASGLVSHCIAILKICHTLTEKLVAMTMGSGTRVKSPASLGDIIVVAKRISPRVDDVVRSMYPPLDPKLLDARAAALLLSVSHLVLVTRSACRQPAARHWVERSLAAAEEHMAVLRQAAMATEPERPPAPAEPPRQEQSAI, from the exons ATGGAGACCGTTGTCATTGTTGCCATCGGGGTGCTGGCCACCATCTTCCTGGCGTCCTTCGTGGCGCTGGTCGTGGTGTGCAGGCAGCGATACTGTCACCCTAAGGACCTGCGCCACCACTACGATACCAA ACCCATCGTGGACCTGATGGGGACCACGGAAATGCCATCAGAGCCCTCGGAGCTGGAGCTGGACGACGTGGTCATCACCAACCCCCACATTGAGGCCATCCTGGAGAATGAGGACTGGGTTGAGGATGCCTC GGGTCTGGTGTCCCACTGCATCGCCATCCTGAAG ATCTGTCACACACTGACGGAGAAGTTGGTGGCCATGACCATGGGCTCGGGCACACGCGTGAAATCCCCGGCCAGCCTGGGTGACATCATCGTGGTGGCCAAGCGCATCAGCCCCAG GGTGGACGATGTGGTGAGATCCATGTACCCCCCGCTGGACCCCAAACTGCTGGATGCGAG GGCCGCAGCGCTGCTGCTGTCGGTCAGTCACCTGGTGCTGGTGACCCGCAGTGCCTGTCGCCAGCCGGCCGCCCGCCACTGGGTCGAGAGGTCCCTGGCAGCTGCCGAGGAGCACATGGCTGTGCTGCGCCAGGCTGCCATGGCCACCGAGCCTGAGCGACCCCCGGCCCCCGCCGAGCCCCCTCGCCAGGAGCAGTCAGCCATCTGA
- the GRN gene encoding progranulin isoform X2, with amino-acid sequence MRTLLLLWVALAGVGAQLPCPHGGPCPVTQALPARSAVGCQDSSSCPTSCQLPESVPCAGGHHCCPRGSHCGADGESCVTDLAPRAVPCPDGQSECPDDATCCVTSSGAWGCCPMPQASCCADKVHCCPHATICDLTHGRCVSTNGDTDVPLSTAFPAWKRQPPAPVALRQVLCPDGHSACPDGATCCQLSPTQYGCCPLQNGTTCDLVHSTCTSLGGSAPLAALPRAHDVKCDEETSCPNGNTCCRLSSGAWGCCPLEQAVCCPDHVHCCPQGYTCDPEGGSCLQEGGTRQPWVRKTPALPRGRQVTSGNVICDEKTSCPDGSTCCQLSLGTWGCCPLEQAVCCPDHVHCCPQGYTCDPEGGSCLQEGGTRQPWVRKTPALPRGRQVTSGNVICDEKTSCPDGSTCCQLSLGTWGCCPLEQAVCCGDHQHCCPRGYTCNLATESCEKLLAPTPLVPTTAAPRQAPSAPHWAPPVPLRATGHSGGLMPCSATGSCHRGQRCCQARGGSWGCCPFAQGSCCSDGRHCCPPGSRCTRAGWGCSPQHWDLP; translated from the exons ATGAGGACCCTCCTGCTGCTATGGGTGGCCCTGGCTGGCGTGGGGGCCCAGCTGCCCTGTCCCCATGGGGGACCCTGCCCCGTCACCCAG GCCCTGCCTGCCCGCAGTGCAGTGGGGTGCCAGGACAGCTCATCCTGCCCCACCAGCTGCCAGCTGCCAGAG AGTGTCCCCTGTGCCGGGGGCCACCACTGCTGCCCACGAGGATCCCACTGCGGTGCTGATGGGGAGTCCTGTGTCACAGACCTGG CCCCCCGTGCTGTTCCCTGTCCTGATGGCCAGTCCGAGTGTCCTGATGATGCCACATGCTGTGTGACAAGCAGCGGTGCCTGGGGGTGCTGCCCCATGCCCCAG GCCTCATGCTGTGCTGACAAGGTGCACTGCTGTCCCCATGCCACCATCTGCGACCTGACCCACGGGCGCTGTGTGTCCACCAATGGTGACACTGATGTCCCCCTGAGCACAGCCTTCCCCGCCTGGAAGCGCCAGCCTCCCGCCCCAG TTGCACTGCGCCAGGTGCTGTGTCCCGATGGCCACTCAGCTTGTCCCGATGGGGCGACCTGCTGCCAGCTGTCCCCAACACAGTACGGTTGCTGTCCCCTGCAGAAC ggcaccACCTGTGACCTGGTCCACTCCACCTGCACCTCCCTGGGGGGCTCTGCACCCCTGGCTGCACTGCCCCGAG CTCATGATGTCAAGTGCGATGAGGAGACGAGCTGTCCCAATGGGAACACATGCTGCCGGCTCAGCTCAGGGGCCTGGGGATGCTGCCCCCTCGAGCAG GCTGTCTGCTGCCCCGACCATGTGCACTGCTGCCCCCAGGGCTACACCTGCGACCCCGAGGggggcagctgcctgcaggaggGGGGCACCCGCCAGCCCTGGGTGCGCAAGACCCCGGCGCTGCCCCGGGGGCGACAGGTGACATCAGGGAATGTCATTTGTGATGAAAAGACGAGTTGTCCTGATGGGAGCACATGCTGCCAGCTGAGCCTGGGCACCTGGGGGTGCTGCCCCCTCGAGCAG GCCGTCTGCTGCCCCGACCACGTGCACTGCTGCCCCCAGGGCTACACCTGCGACCCTGAGGggggcagctgcctgcaggaggGGGGCACCCGCCAGCCCTGGGTGCGCAAGACCCCGGCGCTGCCCCGGGGGCGACAGGTGACATCAGGGAATGTCATTTGTGATGAAAAGACGAGTTGTCCTGATGGGAGCACATGCTGCCAGCTGAGCCTGGGCACCTGGGGGTGCTGCCCCCTCGAGCAG GCCGTTTGCTGCGGGGaccaccagcactgctgtccCCGGGGCTACACCTGCAACCTGGCCACCGAGagctgtgagaagctgctggcaCCCACCCCACTAGTGCCAACCACTGCAGCCCCACGCCAggccccctcagcccctcactgGGCACCCCCAGTCCCCCTGCGAGCCACCGGCCACTCAGGTGGCCTCATGCCCTGCAGTGCCACCGGCTCCTGCCACAGGGGCCAGCGGTGCTGCCAGGCCCGAGGAGGCTCCTGGGGGTGCTGCCCCTTCGCCCAG ggctcctgctgctctgacgGCCGCCACTGCTGCCCCCCGGGGTCCCGCTGCACCAGGGCGGGCTGGGGGtgcagcccccagcactgggacctGCCCTGA